DNA sequence from the Solea solea chromosome 12, fSolSol10.1, whole genome shotgun sequence genome:
tctgtatTTTTATCCTCAGCTATTGGATTATACATCAGATGTATGTGGGAGGAGCTGTTAAACCTCATTAGCATAACGCATTTGCGCTTCAATTATGTGAAAAATCTTTGGGTGGCACAAGATGTACAGTGATTCTTCACTTATACTTCACGTATACTTTTACGTAGGTTTAGTGCTACAAAATGATATCACATTTCCATATTAGtgtatttacatgtgtgtgtgtgtgtgtgatgtgaatgTCCCCAACACTTGGTCAGAGCAATCTGGAGTTCAGCGTAAGACATCAGCTGTGGTGGAGACCTTCAGCCAGGTACAGAAATCCCCACAGATCCCCGAGGGAGAGTCTGTCCCAGATTTCGAGGAAAAGCTGCGCCCCGTCTCGGCCCAAGAGGGTAAGGTGAACGGCTTGTTTCTTTCTCACGGTTGCCTTGAAatttcagggggaaaaaaaagccctttgCCTCCAATAATATCTCTCTTCACATTGAATTACAAACAACTGTGAGCCCTCGGGATTCTATAATAAGAGAACAACATGTGAGTTAATTTTAGATCCTGGCCCATAGTTTGCCTCGAAACTCCAGATGACACAAGCTCCACTGGGACAAAGATAAGTTTGCAAAACAAGTTTAAACTTAAAGTAACAATTTGTCTCTGTGGGTGAAGGCGGTGAAGTAACACACAGAGCACAAAGATACTTAAATAGAGTTTGTGTGATGCTTATAACCTCCACAGAACAGAACCATTGCCACTTCTATTGAAGACAAACCTTATTCACCCTGGCTCTACCTGTGAATTATAGATTAAGAGGTCTGTAGAAGAAAGCCTGTCACAGTTTGCAGAGCACTGCAGATTAGCCATAGCATTAGTATTCATTGGCTGCTCTTTAAACTTACTGGGTCTAAGAGGGAAAACAGGAAAaggcaagaaaaaaagattgagaGGCAATTGAGCTGATGTGCGTTTAAAATTCATTGCTCCACTACTATGACTAAAAAAACACTTGGTATTCAGAGACATGATGTGTTAAGTTTTCCTAATTCATTCGTCTTCATTTATCCGATTTGTCTCTTTGTCATCCATAGGCGGTGATGCCGTGTTCAAGGCCAAGGTGAGTGGGAACCCTCAGCCCACTGTCCTGTGGGAGCGAGCCGCTGGGCGCCCACTGCCTGCTGCAGCCAAATCTTTGTGCGACAACATCAACAGTCAGCATACACTCAAGGTTTGACAACAGAACTACTGTACGTACAGTGGCGTTGTGTGTTCTTCACGTCATGAATgactcaaaaacaaaaggaggtTCGTGTTGTCACGTCCTCGTCAGATTTGCTTTCTATTTTAATGGTTTTCTCTTTCAAGGCTAATTGTTATCAACACACAAGGGTTTTGGTTTTGTATTTCTACAAAGAGCATCTGTCAGATCAGCGTCAGCCTTCCTGTCATGTAAactgttaaatatgaataagTCTGTGGATTATTTCACAATGGACCAGTGGTAGGGTTTAGGATTGTGAacgtttaaccctttaacaccgagcgcatcgCAGATGACACGTTTGCACTTAGTGCACTTTGCATTCAAGTAATTACGTGACGGTTTTTGCTATCGGAAGAATTCCAACGGTGTCTGGAAGCTGAgaagtcaaagccaacgtgttgTTATTagggtaatttcactcacgctgttgcaggaagccggcaaatcagcgcctttgtcaccagagaggatgGAGTTGGAAagacgcctgtacatagtttccatttttatggcctgtttttggatattgagacaaagactcaaacaaatgttatgttttatatggttcaaatttctaatttaaacatgcaaaatctggagtgtttttctaattaaaagtttttgtttttcttgattttaaattgttaatgcactgttttaacatgcagtaaatagtAAGCAACGGCCAAATATTGAAAGTTACTCAAATTTTCGGGCGGTTTTATGGTTAAAAGGttaaaacatttagatttatgaAACACTTTGAATTGTGTTGCATGATTGTTTGGCGAGCAGAGCAGGCAGCATGGACATATTGAGTttaaactagggctgaacatttatgacatcatatttattttgaattgaaATCACAGTTTGATAACAATGCAATTAGCAGATCGCAAAGGCAGGACTTTAATTGTTCATTGCTTGATTGTTgtatattgattattattatttgcattaaaagatgatgtcattaaaggtccagtgtgtaacatttagagcACCTATCAACAGATAATTGATACAATAATTGTTTGTATTTACctaaaaaatgtagaaaatcatagaaaatgttgtttttgcccTCTTTTTCCATAGAGTCTGCCATGTCGTGAGTGATGGGATTCAGTTGGTTGAAATACACAATTTTGCccctagatgccactaaatcccaCACAGTGGTCCTTTAATGTTTTAAGTGTTGTGTGTTATGAATCAATTAGACAATGTGGAAGTGAGGCACACAAAAATATTGCAAAGTAAATTGTAACCTCAATACCTGACAGAAAATGAGatcatttaattaattcatcaaAGTGCCTGTTCCCTGTAACTCCTAACGTGTAGAAACTCCTCAGCGacggcaggtttttttttcttttcttcttttacctACCTGTCAAATTTTAATGAGAATCCCTCACATCTTTACATACGTACACTTTCGCCCCAAACTGGAGTGTGCTTGAAATAccaatatgtttttcttttaataaatccGTCCTCATTTGAATTTCGGTGTTTTTCTCCGGATGCTGTGAAGGTAAATGTGACCACAGCAGATAATTGCAGAGTAGACAGGCAGCCCCTCGATTACCTCGGACAGTACATCATGTATCATGAGGAAAATTGgatggaaagggaaaaaaaaaaaaaaaaaaaactctgtgaTCCTTTTATCTATAACCACTTTGGATTGGATTTAACACTTCCTCTATACCAGCCGGGAGCTTAAGTGACGCTTAAACAGCCATTATAAAGCAATTAACTTGTGGGTGCTGACATATGCATCTCCCCTTGCCATCTGTTTCTCTGGTGAAAGATGACTCTTAAGTCATAGAGCTGAAAGTTCACTGTATATTTGTGGTGTGACACTGCCTCCCTTTGCTTAATGTTAGTACTGCATTGGTGTTAAAAGAGCCCGGACAATAAGGACATATGACAGGTCCTATAGAAGCAGGAAgctattttgattcatttttgtttccccCCAACTTCAGATCAAAAGCTTGGCACAGGAGGATGCCGATGTCTACAAGTGCATCGCTTCCAACAAGCACGGAGAGGCCACATACTCCGTCTCCCTCATTGTGACAGAAAGTGAGTTGAGTCATTTAattttgtgctttgtttttttatccagcGCCTCATGTAAAACTTTCTCCTCTGTTTCCAGATCCAGCGATGGACTTCaaaaagaagctgaagaaaCGGTAGGAACACGTGACTTGTCTAACGCTAACCATGACACCTCAGTAAATCCTGTCAAATTGTGATGGAGCACTCTACAGTCCACCTTTCTTTGCATGCATCCAGAAATATCTACAGACTGAGCCTTAAAGAGCTGACAGAAGCAAGAGGGTTTTTGAGCTTTCggcacacacatgtgtgtactCTCAGATGTGCTTACATatagacacatgcacacaagccTCACATACACATACGTGTGTCATCTTGCTCCTTATGCAGCAgcgtggagagaagagaggagaagaagaaaccaCCTACAGAGGAGGAGATGTTAAAGATCCTGTCTGGAGCTGACAAGAAGGACTACGAGAGGATCTGTGCCGAGTACGGCTTCACCGACTTCAGAGGCATTCTGAAGAAGCtgaaggagatgaagaagaaagtggaggtggaggtgagccTGTCACACAGAGACcgtgtttatattttataaatagcACAAGATCACATGAGCATAAAACAGTTGggataatatattaaaaaagtatagaataacacacaatgaaaagtgtgtgttacATAATAACAACTCAATGCAGCTCAGGTTAAGATTGGATAATGCTTTGCACACAGTCATGTCATTTGTGTGGGTTGTTTATCTGCAAATAAGCGTTCAGTCGTTTCCAGATTGTGCACGTGTTGAAGCCCCTGGAGGACGTCACTGCCAATGCTGACACCAACGTCGTCTTCGATACCATCTTGGAACTGAAGGATCCGAACATCCGGATGCAGTGGTTTCTGGTAAAGCCACTCTGCCCGTTTGTTATGTGAGTGTGTCAGAGTTTGTTGCCGGGGGTTCATGAGGAATAGAGACTCGATCATCAGAAGGTTAGTGGTTCAGTCCCTGGCTTTACCAGTCAGACTGTGTTTGGACAACATCATAGACATGTATGTAAAACTGGACGTAAACTTCCAGCAGCAAAGCAAACTCTCGTTTTGTAGCCTTGAGATTTGCAATTTGATAGTTTTTGAAAttcctattggacaataccagcccCACCAgtcacactgatgtccactctTTCTTGCTCTATTGTAGAAGGACTGAAACTACCAACTAAGCTCCTCAGGAAAAGTTTATTAAATTATAGGTTgcctaattttcccatagaagTCTTTTTACAACCAGcagtgtcgccccctggtgCCTATACTTCACTTTTTGAGCGGCAGGACTAAATCCAATTGTATACACAGTCTATGGACAAGATACTGAACATGAAAGTGCCATCAAGCTGTAAATGAATGAGTGGCACAGAcgcgctgtatgaatgtgtatgtGCCTTTGACTTGTGATGTAAAGCATTTTTAGTGCAAAGTTGTTATATGAGTACAGTCCAATTACCATTTAGCATTCCCCCCTCATCGAGCTGTTTTCTTTATGATTCAGGGCACAGAGCTGCTGCGGATCCAGCACTCTCATGGGAAATACGAGGTGAAACAGATGGGAACCAAACACATGCTGTGCATTTCTAGTGTGAGCCTCAGTGACATGGGAACCTACACTCTGCAGGTTGGAGACAAAAGACTGTCAGCCAGGCTTAAAGTCATAGGCAAGTGCTGAAGGAGACTCAAGTCCTGCCCGCTGAACGTAACCTAGAGAGACAATGTCATCACGAATAGCATTTACCTCCTCTCAGAGTCACTTTCACTGTTTTCAAACACACTTTTTCTTGTTACTTGCATCTCTCGCCACCTGTGCCGTGCGGCTTACTCCACTTCTCAGCCTCTAATAGACAGGGACATATTTCAGGAGAGCATAATGACCTGCATATCTGTGTAgcgggtttgtttgtttgttttcttttacatttgtatttgtcatcTCTAACGTCATCtcagacacaaatacaacaaaatatgactttaaagCTTTCTTTTTCACCTTAagtcttagaacacagagcattttggctgcttctttccatcactatgttaaTACGTATAGTATttacagaggctataaaaatgtgccatataaagtgtcttatatcctttatttCAGCACATCCTAGGCAatctaatggaaaaaaaataaaaaatttcaccacctatataaacacacctgagcaaaaagtactcaaaatgtttaaaatcagattgaatttgcgaaatttggaaatacgacacagttcaaagttcacttggctcgttttgctgaacaaaaataaaagataatacttctatttttgtgacttctgcacaattattgctactttatatcactactagaaatgcgatataaaatgaatcatcattTTGACTCACCAACGCataagaagaggaaaaacaaccttcatttttaaagcctgaatatgtgaccgataaacacacaccacaaggatgtccatataaggagttgtgtattatcattaactaagggttaatatttaatgtcttttctctctcttgtccaTCTTTTAGATGAACCCCTGAAATTTCTATCTGAATTCAAGCCAAAGAAAGTAACAGAGCGCCAGACTGCCGTGTTTGAGGTCCGTCTCTCTAAGAAGACAGACGCGCCGCTCATCTGGAAGGTTTGCATCCAAGTCAAATTGGAAAAACTACAGGAGGAGTAGGATTGTCTAAAAttgttttctgtaaatgtgtaaatgtttgtgtttctccagGTAAAGGGAAAGGAAGTGAGAAGAGATGAGAAGTTTGAGGTGTCCCTGTCTGAAGATGGCCTGACGTACACCTTGAAGATTAAGGACGTTAAAGTCAGCGACACCGGGGACTACACCATCAGCATTGGAGACCTCACTGCGACTGTGCCACTTTTCATTGAGCGTATGCGCAGCCATCAGATTTCATGATCACTAAGAAACCTTTCGTGTTATATTTGGCTTTTGTTTTCCCCCAGAAGCCTATGTCGCCCAGTTTTAGAGGTGTTAGCATTTCTTGAAGGAAATGACTTCCCCTTCAGACTCAGTGGAGACGAGCAGTTACTGCCTCCCCTGAGATTAGTGGCTGCGTTCCTTCATAGCTGTGCTAAACAACATCATCTTCCCTCTATCTTCCAAATGAAGATGTATGGGAAGCATAATAAATCCTCCCTCTTAGTGCTGAGTTGAAAGTAATCCAGCCAAATCCGTCCTCACAACAAGCTCATTTATTATGTCTCTGTTTAACAAGATGCATTCTTGCCCATGGTGCATGGTGGGAACTTTACATATCTTCACAAGGACATGTGGCTGTCCTCTGGGGTTGCAGAGACAAAAGTGTTGTCATTGAAGTTGAGTTAATTACAGTTAGTCATTAGTAGTTATCCATCTTGCTCTTTAAAGTCAAATTCTACATTAAGTGTATGAAAAAGACCGCTCGTACTCGTTTTATAatgattttccatttttaatattGGATGTGTTTATTGTAACTTTCCTCTATGCACTCTCTGATTTCTTATTCTCTTTGCTCAGGGATTCCCATCACGTTTACCAGCAACCTGAAGAACGTGCGCGTGCAGGAGAGAGGAAAGGCCCACCTCGAGTGTGAGATGAGCTCCAAGGACGTGCACATCCGCTGGCTGAAGAATGGCTGCGATATCACAGCGAGTCGTCGCTACATCTTCGTGCGCGAGGGAAAGAGGGCAGAGGTCATTATCGAGGACTGCGAGCTGGCAGACGGGGGAGAATACTCCGCCGTCTGCACTCAGGACAACGACACTCACGAATATGTCACTTGTGCCAATCTAACCGTGGATGGTAACCATATCTGCCCCATTTGCCTGCAGTTATCTCAGTCGTGTCAGCCGACTGTGCCTTTGGAAAATCACTGACTAATAAGTTTTGTCCTCATGTGTTGCCAGAACGTTTTGCATCAGTGAAGAGCGGTTTGTCAGACGCTCAGTGTCCCACAGGCTCTCCAGCTGAGCTGTGTGTGGTACTCGATGATGAGAAGGTGGATGGAGTGTGGCTGAAGGATGGAGTGGAGGTAGGAGATTATATCACACAAACCTGgaatccatccattatcttcCTACAGAGGTCAACCGTAAACCTACGCTAACATCTGTCTTCTAACATTAAAACAACTAAACATCCTTTTCAGATTTTGTACACCTTATTATATCAAGCTTTATTATGTGTCctgtgttcctaataaagtggcaccCTGTGTGGTCTTCTCCTGTTGTATCCTATTACCATCAAGGTACAATGTGTTGTTTGATCACAGATAGTCTTTGGCATCAGTGAGGGATTTTCGCCCGGAGAattgctgctcactggatattttctctttttcagatcAGTCTCTGTAAATCTCTAGAGATGATTGTGCACGAagatcccagtagatcagcagattctgaaatactcagaccaggcCTTCTGGTAGCAGCAACCATGCGCCACATTCACAGTCAATTAAATCCCCTTTCTTTCTCATTGttatgctcagtttgaacttcagtaGGTCACCTTGACCATGTCTCTGAGTTGCTACCGTGCGACTGGCTGATCAgatatttgctttatttgtgtGTACCTTATCATGTGGTCTGTTTACCTTCATATTGACAtaaaaatgaagcaaataatgtgtttttcagaTAGAATACAGATAATCTTTGTCAATGCaaaccctcctgtggaggatggatggatggataataacaagcagttgtttttttttggcagatttcAGAGCTGAAGGGGGTTCAGGTGGTCAAACAGGGAGCCGTCCATAAGCTAATCTTCTCTGGTGTGACTCATTCTCATGAGGGCAAATATACATTCAGAGCCAAGGGAGCTGAGAGTGAGGCTGTGCTCACTATTGCAGGTCAGTATAcctgtgtgcttgtattttacCTGTGAGTGTGTATTCACCAATGAGGCAAGTACTTGAAAAGGGAAAAGCAAGCTTCCTTCCACCAGAGATGAATTGAACACAaatatttttatgtaaatgcatttttacCACTAGGAGTTGCCAGATGTCTGGTTGTATCAGAACTGGGACCAACAAACCGATTGTATGTGATCTGTTCCATAGACGCTCCACAGATTGATGCGTCCGTGTTGGACCTGTTGGGCGCCCGGCCTGTGACCGTTAAGGCTGGGCAGACCGCTGCCATTAAGATTCCCTTCAAAGGGAAACCGCTGCCCAAGGTCACCTGGTACAAAGACGGGGTTGAAGTCCAGGAGGATGAAAGAACCAAGGTGGAGAGGACAGCTGACTGCACCTCCCTGGTGCTCAGCAGGTGGGTTAGcagagtccaaaaaaaaaaatgtgttattggtATACCAATTTATTTGGTATACAATAGTTTTATACCAATAAAATGGAAGTACGGGTGCACATCTCTCAATTTCTGATTCACATTCAGACATCAGAGGTCGATGAAGGATGGATAACTAAggtaaaaaacaatatataataaataaatgtatagacATCTGTTCTTTCTGTTATGTAAAGTTCACAATCATTAAGAAGTCATTTAAAATTGTTACTGACAGATTTTAGAAAACTGAAAGCAGATGGAACAAAGGGTTCCATTCTAAACATGTCAGCAGCCTAAAGGCATCAGCACAAACTCAGACGAAGTTTGAGTGCTGATACTTCCATATTATTCTTATATCTTTTGAACTTGCTTCCCTCAAAGGGAACAGTAACCTCTCTGTCTGACTCCAATGATCTTGGAGCATATCTTAAGAAAATATGCAGGCTGTTCTTATACTTAATGGATGATACATTGAACAACTttcaataaatgaaaaataagggTTACATAAAATCCTTTCACTGATTTAAAGAAAACGTCTTTATCAGAGCTTCTCTGTTGGCCATACAAAAGTCACATTAtatgatcagtgttttttctcatgTTCTACTAGATGTGTGCGAGAGGACAGTGGTGCAATTATGCTGCGCCTGAAGAGTGACTGTGGCACCGCTGTTGCTAACCTGTATCTGAATGTGATTGGTGGGTTACAACAAAAGCCAATGCACTTTTGTTTCATGCAAATCTGAAATGCTTTATAATGCCAGTATTTCACTACGTTCTCTAGACCATCCAAAGTCTCCTCAGGGGAAAGTGGAGTTCTCCGAGCTATCAGGAAAGTGTATCAAAATGAAGTGGAAGGCCCCCCGGGATAATGGAGGGAAGCAGCTGACCAGCTTTGTGATCGAGCGGCGGGCGGCGGGTAAGAAGTCCTGGACCAGGGCGGGTGAGgttgacagcagcagcaccgtCTTCAGTGATGACAAAGTGCAGGAGGGCCAGGTGTACCAGTACCGCATCAGAGCTGTCAATGCAGAGGGAATGAGCGAACCTCTGGAGACAGAAGAGGTGCGTGCTGGAGAGCCTGTAGGTGAGACTTCATTTACATCAAAATCACCTCTCGGAACAGCCGTGAGTAAGTAAGAGAAATTGAAATTTTAAAGAGGTAATTACCATCTCTGTTCACCTCCTTGTAATTCTAATCAGCCAATAAACTGATCATTTTGTTCACCTTCTGTACATTCTCAGAGCCTCCAGGCACAGCATCCCAGCCCCAAGTGTCTAACGTAACAAAGAACACCATGACAGTGAGTTGGATTCCTCCAGCCTGTGATGGAGGAGCCCCAGTTCTGGGCTACATTCtggaaaggaagaagaaaggCAGCAATATGTGGCTGCAGGTCAATAAGGAGCTGCTAAcaggtattttttatttatttacgtcATTTATTTAAAGGAGGGAAAGTGTACAATGCTAGCATTTGATGCACTGTGCCAGACTACAgcttagagcaggggtgtcaaacatacggtcTGCAGGCCACAACCGGCCCACCAGGGTCCTATCTGGCCCACAGGGTGATTTTGTTAAGATTAATACTAACTTTTTtccagttccagatacctgtgactaaatgtgttgtgcctttgtaatgcacatgtgtaaatgtcaaacttaggaaaaagacatttcaggttgttcataagtTCTtcttgtttataggttattatgctattattttactgctccggcccacttgagataaaaaaaagcgTTGTATGTGGCTCCTGCACTAACACTAGTTTGACACCATGGCTTAGAGGGATTTGCATGGAAACAATACATTCTGTGTTTGCGTCTGCATCCTGATAAGTATCTGAGTTATTATGTGCAGGTACAAAATTCACGGTGGATGGACTGGTGGATGATGTAGAGTATGAATTCAGAGTCACCAGTGTGAACAGAGCTGGCGCCGGCTCTCCCAGCACCGTCTCTAATGCTGTTCTCGCCAAAGACCCGATACgtgagtccccccccccccgcctccgTCTCTGTATCCATATTATTTGATCAATAATTAAAGTCTGTCTCTCCACCGTGTAGGTGCTCCTGGCCTGGTGAGGAACCTGTGTGTGACTGACTCCACAAACTCCTGCATCTCTCTGCGGTGGACACCTCCTGAGGAAGGAGACCAACCCTCAGGCTACATCCTAGAGGTGCGTCCTGAAGATGCTAAGGATTGGACGAAATCCACTAAAATCCCGATAGCTGGCACTGCCTTCACCGTTGGAGGACTTCAGGAGCGGATGAAGTACCACTTTCGTATCCGAGCTGTCAATGAAGGAGGGCTAGGGGAGACCATTGAGTTGCAGGAAGGCGTCCTGGCTATGCCTCCACCTGGTAATTTCACTCAGTTTTCTTTGAGTCTCATTTCTCCCCCGTTCTCCCCACTCTTTACCTTTTAtattttgtcgttttttttcctttttagtgGCACCCAGGTTCGATCTCCAAGGAAAGCTAAAGAACCAGATGGTGTTACGCGCCGGAGCAACACTTTGTCTGCACCTCAGCTTCACTGTAAGTCtgatgacgcacacacacagtatttagcaatgtcacacacatttttaccacCTTCCTCATTCCTTACAGGCGTCACCTCCCCCAGTCATTACCTGGTTTAAAGATGGCATCCTCACTACAGGAAGAGAAGTCATTACCAAGAGCAAGACCAACTCCCAGTTCCTTATTTCCTCGTCTCAGCGATCTGACTCTGGTGTCTACCGTGTTCA
Encoded proteins:
- the LOC131469513 gene encoding immunoglobulin superfamily member 22-like isoform X3, coding for MDFKKKLKKRSVERREEKKKPPTEEEMLKILSGADKKDYERICAEYGFTDFRGILKKLKEMKKKVEVEIVHVLKPLEDVTANADTNVVFDTILELKDPNIRMQWFLGTELLRIQHSHGKYEVKQMGTKHMLCISSVSLSDMGTYTLQVGDKRLSARLKVIDEPLKFLSEFKPKKVTERQTAVFEVRLSKKTDAPLIWKVKGKEVRRDEKFEVSLSEDGLTYTLKIKDVKVSDTGDYTISIGDLTATVPLFIERIPITFTSNLKNVRVQERGKAHLECEMSSKDVHIRWLKNGCDITASRRYIFVREGKRAEVIIEDCELADGGEYSAVCTQDNDTHEYVTCANLTVDERFASVKSGLSDAQCPTGSPAELCVVLDDEKVDGVWLKDGVEISELKGVQVVKQGAVHKLIFSGVTHSHEGKYTFRAKGAESEAVLTIADAPQIDASVLDLLGARPVTVKAGQTAAIKIPFKGKPLPKVTWYKDGVEVQEDERTKVERTADCTSLVLSRCVREDSGAIMLRLKSDCGTAVANLYLNVIDHPKSPQGKVEFSELSGKCIKMKWKAPRDNGGKQLTSFVIERRAAGKKSWTRAGEVDSSSTVFSDDKVQEGQVYQYRIRAVNAEGMSEPLETEEVRAGEPVGETSFTSKSPLGTAVKPPGTASQPQVSNVTKNTMTVSWIPPACDGGAPVLGYILERKKKGSNMWLQVNKELLTGTKFTVDGLVDDVEYEFRVTSVNRAGAGSPSTVSNAVLAKDPIRAPGLVRNLCVTDSTNSCISLRWTPPEEGDQPSGYILEVRPEDAKDWTKSTKIPIAGTAFTVGGLQERMKYHFRIRAVNEGGLGETIELQEGVLAMPPPVAPRFDLQGKLKNQMVLRAGATLCLHLSFTASPPPVITWFKDGILTTGREVITKSKTNSQFLISSSQRSDSGVYRVHLKNDNGEAHYNVNVRITDFPRPPQNLRLLEEVPGTVTLQWDHSPDLIDNSDGAHYIILKRDTSTASWFTVAERVFSSRYTVTGLLPGRKYYFRVIAQNSIGDSDPLDSKEPVIIAKETECISSLRLKEHTSPARKVKPTFLLPLKDHAVRRGHDCTMSCAYQGLPTPQACWYKGESKISDSSRFWHSTANGVCTLVIPTCGATDGGEYTLVLENSLGTAKCSCSLVIFDKDDKSLLESLTNQANKEKLIL
- the LOC131469513 gene encoding immunoglobulin superfamily member 22-like isoform X2, encoding MAAELLQATGGRMEQMEQQMRQVSTSSTSSTKLWRVSQGLSRNMEEQSGVQRKTSAVVETFSQVQKSPQIPEGESVPDFEEKLRPVSAQEGGDAVFKAKVSGNPQPTVLWERAAGRPLPAAAKSLCDNINSQHTLKIKSLAQEDADVYKCIASNKHGEATYSVSLIVTENPAMDFKKKLKKRSVERREEKKKPPTEEEMLKILSGADKKDYERICAEYGFTDFRGILKKLKEMKKKVEVEIVHVLKPLEDVTANADTNVVFDTILELKDPNIRMQWFLGTELLRIQHSHGKYEVKQMGTKHMLCISSVSLSDMGTYTLQVGDKRLSARLKVIDEPLKFLSEFKPKKVTERQTAVFEVRLSKKTDAPLIWKVKGKEVRRDEKFEVSLSEDGLTYTLKIKDVKVSDTGDYTISIGDLTATVPLFIERIPITFTSNLKNVRVQERGKAHLECEMSSKDVHIRWLKNGCDITASRRYIFVREGKRAEVIIEDCELADGGEYSAVCTQDNDTHEYVTCANLTVDERFASVKSGLSDAQCPTGSPAELCVVLDDEKVDGVWLKDGVEISELKGVQVVKQGAVHKLIFSGVTHSHEGKYTFRAKGAESEAVLTIADAPQIDASVLDLLGARPVTVKAGQTAAIKIPFKGKPLPKVTWYKDGVEVQEDERTKVERTADCTSLVLSRCVREDSGAIMLRLKSDCGTAVANLYLNVIDHPKSPQGKVEFSELSGKCIKMKWKAPRDNGGKQLTSFVIERRAAGKKSWTRAGEVDSSSTVFSDDKVQEGQVYQYRIRAVNAEGMSEPLETEEVRAGEPVEPPGTASQPQVSNVTKNTMTVSWIPPACDGGAPVLGYILERKKKGSNMWLQVNKELLTGTKFTVDGLVDDVEYEFRVTSVNRAGAGSPSTVSNAVLAKDPIRAPGLVRNLCVTDSTNSCISLRWTPPEEGDQPSGYILEVRPEDAKDWTKSTKIPIAGTAFTVGGLQERMKYHFRIRAVNEGGLGETIELQEGVLAMPPPVAPRFDLQGKLKNQMVLRAGATLCLHLSFTASPPPVITWFKDGILTTGREVITKSKTNSQFLISSSQRSDSGVYRVHLKNDNGEAHYNVNVRITDFPRPPQNLRLLEEVPGTVTLQWDHSPDLIDNSDGAHYIILKRDTSTASWFTVAERVFSSRYTVTGLLPGRKYYFRVIAQNSIGDSDPLDSKEPVIIAKETECISSLRLKEHTSPARKVKPTFLLPLKDHAVRRGHDCTMSCAYQGLPTPQACWYKGESKISDSSRFWHSTANGVCTLVIPTCGATDGGEYTLVLENSLGTAKCSCSLVIFDKDDKSLLESLTNQANKEKLIL
- the LOC131469513 gene encoding immunoglobulin superfamily member 22-like isoform X1, translated to MAAELLQATGGRMEQMEQQMRQVSTSSTSSTKLWRVSQGLSRNMEEQSGVQRKTSAVVETFSQVQKSPQIPEGESVPDFEEKLRPVSAQEGGDAVFKAKVSGNPQPTVLWERAAGRPLPAAAKSLCDNINSQHTLKIKSLAQEDADVYKCIASNKHGEATYSVSLIVTENPAMDFKKKLKKRSVERREEKKKPPTEEEMLKILSGADKKDYERICAEYGFTDFRGILKKLKEMKKKVEVEIVHVLKPLEDVTANADTNVVFDTILELKDPNIRMQWFLGTELLRIQHSHGKYEVKQMGTKHMLCISSVSLSDMGTYTLQVGDKRLSARLKVIDEPLKFLSEFKPKKVTERQTAVFEVRLSKKTDAPLIWKVKGKEVRRDEKFEVSLSEDGLTYTLKIKDVKVSDTGDYTISIGDLTATVPLFIERIPITFTSNLKNVRVQERGKAHLECEMSSKDVHIRWLKNGCDITASRRYIFVREGKRAEVIIEDCELADGGEYSAVCTQDNDTHEYVTCANLTVDERFASVKSGLSDAQCPTGSPAELCVVLDDEKVDGVWLKDGVEISELKGVQVVKQGAVHKLIFSGVTHSHEGKYTFRAKGAESEAVLTIADAPQIDASVLDLLGARPVTVKAGQTAAIKIPFKGKPLPKVTWYKDGVEVQEDERTKVERTADCTSLVLSRCVREDSGAIMLRLKSDCGTAVANLYLNVIDHPKSPQGKVEFSELSGKCIKMKWKAPRDNGGKQLTSFVIERRAAGKKSWTRAGEVDSSSTVFSDDKVQEGQVYQYRIRAVNAEGMSEPLETEEVRAGEPVGETSFTSKSPLGTAVKPPGTASQPQVSNVTKNTMTVSWIPPACDGGAPVLGYILERKKKGSNMWLQVNKELLTGTKFTVDGLVDDVEYEFRVTSVNRAGAGSPSTVSNAVLAKDPIRAPGLVRNLCVTDSTNSCISLRWTPPEEGDQPSGYILEVRPEDAKDWTKSTKIPIAGTAFTVGGLQERMKYHFRIRAVNEGGLGETIELQEGVLAMPPPVAPRFDLQGKLKNQMVLRAGATLCLHLSFTASPPPVITWFKDGILTTGREVITKSKTNSQFLISSSQRSDSGVYRVHLKNDNGEAHYNVNVRITDFPRPPQNLRLLEEVPGTVTLQWDHSPDLIDNSDGAHYIILKRDTSTASWFTVAERVFSSRYTVTGLLPGRKYYFRVIAQNSIGDSDPLDSKEPVIIAKETECISSLRLKEHTSPARKVKPTFLLPLKDHAVRRGHDCTMSCAYQGLPTPQACWYKGESKISDSSRFWHSTANGVCTLVIPTCGATDGGEYTLVLENSLGTAKCSCSLVIFDKDDKSLLESLTNQANKEKLIL